One Chryseobacterium wanjuense genomic region harbors:
- the purC gene encoding phosphoribosylaminoimidazolesuccinocarboxamide synthase gives MEKKEMLYEGKAKQVFATDNPDQVIVRFKDDATAFNAQKRGSVDLKGEMNNAITTLIFEYLNEKGIKTHFIKQLNEREQLVRKVSIIPLEMVVRNYSAGSMAQRLGVEEGIKSPVTIFDICYKKDELGDPLINDHHAVFLGAATYEELDEMYELTSDINEILIDLFDKMNIILVDFKIELGKTSDGEIILADEISPDTCRLWDKDTMKKLDKDRFRRDLGEVTEAYVEIYNRLKAVLAK, from the coding sequence ATGGAAAAGAAAGAAATGTTGTACGAAGGTAAGGCAAAACAAGTATTTGCAACCGATAATCCTGATCAGGTAATTGTACGTTTCAAAGACGACGCTACTGCATTTAATGCTCAAAAAAGAGGTTCTGTTGATTTGAAAGGTGAGATGAACAACGCCATCACGACTCTTATTTTTGAATATTTAAATGAAAAAGGGATTAAGACTCATTTCATTAAACAATTGAACGAAAGAGAGCAATTGGTAAGAAAAGTATCCATCATTCCTTTGGAAATGGTTGTAAGAAACTATTCTGCAGGAAGTATGGCTCAAAGATTAGGAGTGGAGGAAGGAATAAAATCTCCGGTAACGATCTTCGATATCTGCTACAAGAAAGACGAGTTGGGAGATCCGCTTATCAATGATCACCATGCGGTTTTCTTAGGTGCTGCAACGTATGAAGAGCTTGATGAGATGTATGAATTGACTTCAGATATCAATGAAATCCTGATCGATCTTTTCGACAAAATGAATATTATCCTTGTTGATTTCAAAATCGAATTGGGTAAAACTTCAGACGGAGAGATCATTTTAGCAGACGAAATTTCTCCTGATACATGCAGACTTTGGGATAAAGATACCATGAAGAAGTTGGATAAAGACAGATTCAGAAGAGACTTAGGAGAAGTTACTGAAGCTTATGTTGAGATCTACAATAGATTGAAAGCTGTACTTGCTAAATAA
- a CDS encoding porin family protein, producing MNKLFLGLALVAGSLVAAQETVVVETATITPVPEKPHARVGIKGGANASQFSDQKLSLNNQKVGFHAGVFVNVPLSNKISVQPEVLYNQMGAKTITSSSEITSPTTTTKTVSDVKNYLNYISVPLMFQFRPGSFYMEAGPQFSYFLNGKNEGETTITKTTGSSTSTETISNSGSVNKDIVRKFDIGLALGLGLDITHNLGINARYINSLTHTYNNYIMPGVEYNSKTNRVFQLGLNYKF from the coding sequence ATGAATAAGTTATTTTTAGGACTAGCATTAGTCGCTGGCTCATTAGTCGCTGCTCAGGAAACAGTTGTTGTAGAAACTGCTACTATTACCCCGGTACCGGAAAAACCACATGCAAGAGTGGGAATCAAAGGAGGTGCTAATGCGTCACAGTTCAGTGATCAGAAACTAAGCCTAAACAACCAGAAAGTAGGATTCCACGCAGGTGTTTTTGTGAATGTGCCGCTTTCTAATAAAATCAGTGTACAACCAGAAGTTTTGTATAACCAGATGGGTGCAAAAACCATCACATCATCTTCAGAAATCACTTCACCCACTACTACTACGAAAACTGTAAGTGATGTGAAAAACTATCTGAATTATATTTCAGTTCCTTTGATGTTCCAGTTCAGACCCGGAAGCTTTTATATGGAGGCAGGGCCGCAATTCAGCTACTTCCTGAACGGTAAAAATGAAGGTGAAACTACAATTACAAAAACTACAGGATCTAGTACGTCTACAGAAACGATATCTAATTCAGGAAGCGTTAATAAAGATATTGTAAGAAAGTTTGATATAGGATTGGCCCTTGGTTTAGGTCTGGATATTACTCACAATTTGGGTATTAATGCAAGATATATCAACAGTTTGACGCATACTTATAACAATTATATTATGCCGGGTGTGGAATATAACAGCAAAACCAACAGAGTATTCCAGTTAGGATTGAATTACAAATTTTAA
- a CDS encoding porin family protein produces the protein MKKLILGIAVAASSLAFAQETTTTTASSSSPVRFGIKGGMNVSSLSNDAGLDDSKSKIGFNGGVFANIPVASSFSIQPEVLYNNLGSKVTLTDVNIGGNNYTAEYARHLDYISVPLMFQYNFVPNFYLEAGPEFSFMIDARDKYKNTKNGSTTGAESYSLNKDDFNKFNLGIGIGAGYYFTDNIGLTARYVAGTTDIYKNNNGDAVRNNNFQVGLAFKF, from the coding sequence ATGAAAAAGTTAATCTTAGGAATAGCAGTAGCTGCAAGTTCATTAGCATTTGCTCAGGAAACGACGACAACAACAGCTTCATCTTCTAGCCCGGTAAGATTCGGTATCAAAGGGGGAATGAACGTTTCTTCACTTTCAAATGATGCGGGACTGGATGATTCGAAGTCTAAAATCGGTTTCAACGGAGGGGTGTTTGCTAATATTCCGGTAGCAAGTTCATTCAGTATTCAGCCGGAGGTTTTGTACAATAACCTTGGTTCGAAAGTTACCCTTACAGACGTAAACATCGGAGGAAACAATTATACAGCAGAATACGCAAGACATTTAGATTATATTTCAGTGCCATTGATGTTCCAATATAATTTTGTTCCTAACTTCTATCTAGAAGCAGGTCCGGAGTTCAGTTTCATGATTGATGCTAGAGATAAGTATAAAAATACTAAAAACGGAAGTACGACAGGAGCAGAATCATACAGCTTAAACAAAGATGATTTCAACAAATTCAACCTTGGGATTGGTATTGGTGCAGGATATTATTTTACGGATAATATTGGTTTAACGGCGAGATATGTTGCAGGAACAACTGATATTTACAAAAATAACAATGGAGATGCTGTAAGAAACAATAACTTCCAGGTAGGTTTAGCATTCAAATTTTAA
- a CDS encoding acyl-CoA dehydrogenase family protein — protein MNTETIDNIKMIAETAKEFAEKNIRPNIMEWDESQTFPKDLFHQLGEMGFMGIVIPEQYGGSGLGYHEYVTILDEISQVDPSIGLSVAAHNSLCTNHIYEFGNEEQRNKWLPQLASGKVIGAWGLTEHNTGSDSGGMSTTAVKDGDEWIINGAKNFITHAISGDIAVVMTRTGEKGAKNNSTAFVLEKGMAGFTSGKKENKLGMRASETAELIFDNVRVPDSHRLGEVGEGFKQAMKILDGGRISIAALSLGTARGAYKAALKYAKERHQFGKSISEFQAINFMLADMATEIDAAELLIHRASTLKNAKQKMTREGAMAKLYASEACVRISNNAVQIFGGYGYTKDFPAEKFYRDSKLCTIGEGTSEIQRLVIGRDITK, from the coding sequence ATGAATACAGAGACTATTGACAATATCAAAATGATAGCGGAAACGGCAAAAGAATTTGCTGAAAAGAATATTAGACCTAATATTATGGAGTGGGATGAAAGTCAGACTTTCCCGAAAGATTTATTTCATCAGTTAGGAGAAATGGGTTTTATGGGGATCGTGATTCCTGAGCAATATGGAGGTTCTGGTCTTGGTTATCATGAGTATGTCACAATCCTTGATGAGATTTCTCAGGTAGATCCGTCTATCGGGCTTTCGGTAGCAGCGCACAATTCACTTTGTACTAATCATATTTATGAATTCGGAAACGAAGAACAAAGAAATAAATGGCTTCCTCAGCTGGCTTCTGGTAAAGTAATCGGAGCTTGGGGACTTACGGAGCACAATACAGGTTCAGATTCAGGAGGAATGTCTACTACAGCCGTAAAAGACGGTGACGAATGGATCATTAATGGTGCTAAAAACTTCATCACTCATGCTATTTCCGGTGACATCGCCGTGGTAATGACAAGAACGGGTGAAAAAGGTGCAAAAAACAATTCAACAGCTTTCGTATTAGAAAAAGGAATGGCTGGCTTCACTTCCGGTAAAAAAGAAAATAAACTGGGAATGAGAGCTTCTGAAACAGCGGAATTGATTTTCGATAACGTTCGTGTTCCTGATTCTCACAGATTGGGAGAAGTGGGAGAAGGTTTCAAACAGGCTATGAAAATCCTTGACGGAGGTAGAATTTCTATCGCTGCTTTAAGTTTAGGAACAGCAAGAGGAGCTTACAAAGCTGCTTTAAAATATGCTAAAGAAAGACACCAGTTCGGAAAATCGATTTCAGAATTCCAGGCGATCAACTTCATGTTGGCAGATATGGCAACAGAAATCGACGCTGCAGAACTTCTTATCCACAGAGCTTCTACTTTGAAAAATGCGAAACAAAAAATGACAAGAGAAGGAGCTATGGCAAAACTATATGCTTCAGAAGCTTGTGTAAGAATTTCAAACAATGCAGTTCAGATTTTCGGCGGATACGGATATACAAAGGACTTCCCTGCTGAAAAATTCTACAGAGATTCTAAGCTTTGCACGATCGGTGAAGGTACTTCTGAGATCCAGAGACTGGTAATCGGAAGAGATATCACGAAATAA
- a CDS encoding DUF3307 domain-containing protein, with protein MIFIKLILAHLLGDFVLQPNSWVADKENRKLKSKYLYLHVLIHTALSFIFLWDVQLWWVAVLVGVSHFIIDACKLSFQTVKNKKGWFFIDQALHVLVIAGISFYFNEFNFEFLKDQETLKIIMAALFLTSPASIFIKILLSSWTPVPETAGNIQTESLSSAGKYIGILERLLVFAFILVDHWEGVGFMVAAKSVFRFSDLAQAKQRKLTEYVLIGTLLSFGMAVLTGILIK; from the coding sequence ATGATTTTTATCAAACTCATATTGGCACATCTACTCGGAGATTTTGTTCTTCAGCCAAATTCTTGGGTTGCAGATAAGGAAAACCGTAAACTGAAGAGCAAATATTTGTACCTTCATGTTCTGATTCACACTGCTTTAAGTTTTATTTTCCTTTGGGATGTACAACTTTGGTGGGTCGCCGTTTTGGTGGGAGTTTCGCATTTTATTATTGATGCATGTAAGTTGAGTTTTCAAACGGTTAAAAATAAAAAAGGCTGGTTTTTTATAGATCAGGCTTTGCATGTTTTAGTGATTGCAGGGATTTCTTTTTATTTTAATGAATTCAATTTTGAATTTTTAAAAGATCAGGAAACATTAAAAATAATAATGGCAGCTTTGTTTTTAACATCGCCTGCTTCGATTTTTATTAAAATATTATTGTCTTCATGGACACCCGTTCCGGAGACTGCAGGTAATATACAAACCGAATCTTTATCAAGTGCCGGAAAATATATTGGAATTTTAGAACGTTTACTGGTATTCGCTTTTATTTTGGTGGATCACTGGGAAGGCGTTGGTTTTATGGTGGCTGCAAAATCTGTTTTCAGGTTCAGCGACCTTGCACAGGCCAAACAGAGAAAACTCACAGAGTATGTATTAATAGGTACTTTACTGAGCTTTGGAATGGCAGTTTTAACAGGAATTTTAATTAAATAA
- a CDS encoding porin family protein: MKKLFLGFAIALSSLTFAQENAKTSSPSSPVRFGVKAGLNISSINEDGFKAKAGIYGGVFANIPVASSFSVQPEVLYNGMGAKAESNSDVKLNLDYISVPVMFQYNVLPELYLEAGPQFSFAINRKIKGNGGSLDVNDSIKGFDLGIGLGAGYYIVDGFGVTARFVAGVTDIAEDNPGDAVRNSVFQVGVAYKF, encoded by the coding sequence ATGAAAAAATTATTCTTAGGATTCGCAATCGCCTTAAGTTCACTGACTTTCGCTCAGGAAAATGCAAAAACTTCTTCACCTTCTTCGCCGGTAAGATTCGGTGTGAAAGCTGGTCTTAATATCTCTTCTATTAATGAAGATGGCTTTAAAGCTAAAGCTGGAATTTACGGAGGTGTATTTGCCAATATTCCTGTTGCAAGTTCTTTCAGCGTTCAGCCGGAAGTTTTGTATAACGGAATGGGAGCAAAAGCAGAAAGTAATTCTGATGTGAAATTAAATCTTGATTATATTTCAGTTCCTGTAATGTTCCAGTACAATGTTCTTCCAGAATTGTATCTTGAAGCAGGGCCTCAGTTCAGTTTTGCTATTAACAGAAAGATAAAAGGTAACGGTGGTTCTTTAGACGTTAATGATTCAATCAAAGGATTTGATTTAGGTATCGGCTTAGGTGCAGGATACTACATCGTAGACGGATTCGGTGTTACGGCAAGATTTGTAGCCGGAGTTACAGATATCGCTGAAGACAATCCTGGTGATGCTGTAAGAAACAGCGTATTCCAGGTAGGAGTTGCTTACAAGTTTTAA
- a CDS encoding endonuclease, translating into MKKLLFPLLLISSYFAAQIPAGYYDGTAGLTGYALKSKLHDIISAKNINWHYGDLTNYYNQTDLDKYYDHDATNTTILLDIYSEIPTGPDSYEYTTANIIGSAGSEGLGWNREHMMPQSTFYSNYPMYSDMFYVVPTDARINQLRSNYPYGIVGSTIYYTFTNTSRIGNCAIPGVTYTGRVYEPINEFKGDVARSLLYFAVRYEGKLGTFNFNNNANPASDTNPLDGTEERSYDPAYIAMLLQWHNQDPVSQREIDRNNVVYTLQKNRNPFIDNPAWVNTIWGQTPDAAAPETPTNVAVTQNSAYFATLSWAPSSSTDVIGYKIYQNGTLVGATKNTTFSIDHLTPSTTYNFTVKAYDNGYLLSPDSNTVSTTTMTSDIYAKDLFVSKYLEGTSNNKGLEITNKTGHPVNLNDYRLSIQFPSGGNYYFPDPYELEGIVQNNETFVVLHPDANFSCYTINQAKFVTAAPQMTFSGSQYLELRYKNSTVDAIGISSTNNSSTLGNVSLYRKASVNQPTTSFNISEWDSYASNYCQNLGTLSASDVILAGNEFKIYPNPVYDHIFVNGKVENVKSAQILDFSGKLIYSENLPFKNKKTIAVQNLTAGSYLLKLDERVYQFIKK; encoded by the coding sequence ATGAAAAAACTTTTATTTCCTTTACTTTTAATTTCATCTTATTTTGCGGCACAGATTCCTGCAGGATATTACGATGGAACAGCAGGTTTAACGGGCTATGCCTTGAAATCGAAACTTCATGATATTATTTCGGCGAAGAATATCAACTGGCATTATGGTGACCTTACCAATTACTATAATCAGACAGATTTGGATAAATATTACGATCACGATGCTACCAATACTACTATATTATTAGATATCTATTCTGAGATCCCGACAGGTCCGGATTCGTATGAATATACAACGGCAAATATTATTGGAAGTGCAGGATCGGAAGGTCTAGGATGGAATAGGGAACATATGATGCCTCAAAGTACATTTTACAGCAATTATCCGATGTATTCCGATATGTTTTATGTAGTTCCGACGGATGCGAGAATTAATCAGTTGCGAAGCAATTATCCCTATGGAATTGTAGGTTCTACTATATATTATACGTTTACCAATACTTCCAGAATCGGAAATTGTGCCATTCCCGGTGTGACTTACACTGGTCGGGTTTATGAACCAATTAATGAATTTAAAGGAGATGTAGCGAGAAGTTTACTCTATTTTGCGGTAAGATATGAAGGAAAATTGGGTACTTTTAATTTTAATAATAATGCAAATCCTGCTTCTGATACCAATCCGCTTGATGGAACGGAAGAGCGTTCTTACGATCCTGCATACATTGCAATGCTTCTTCAGTGGCACAATCAGGATCCTGTTTCTCAAAGGGAAATCGACAGGAATAATGTGGTGTATACTTTACAAAAAAACAGAAATCCTTTCATCGATAATCCTGCCTGGGTCAATACAATCTGGGGACAAACTCCTGATGCTGCGGCTCCTGAAACCCCGACAAATGTAGCGGTTACCCAAAACAGCGCTTATTTTGCCACCCTGAGCTGGGCTCCGAGTTCAAGCACGGATGTGATTGGCTATAAAATTTACCAAAACGGAACTTTGGTTGGCGCAACGAAAAATACCACGTTCAGTATAGATCATTTAACGCCTTCTACAACGTATAATTTTACGGTAAAGGCTTATGATAACGGCTATCTGCTTTCACCTGACAGCAATACGGTTTCTACAACAACTATGACTTCTGATATTTATGCTAAAGATTTATTTGTTTCAAAATATCTGGAAGGGACTTCAAACAATAAAGGTCTGGAAATCACCAATAAAACAGGGCATCCTGTGAATTTGAACGACTACAGATTATCCATTCAATTCCCGAGCGGAGGCAATTATTATTTTCCTGATCCTTACGAGTTGGAAGGTATTGTTCAGAACAATGAAACTTTTGTCGTGCTGCATCCTGACGCGAATTTCTCATGCTATACCATTAATCAGGCTAAATTTGTAACGGCAGCTCCGCAAATGACCTTTTCCGGAAGTCAGTATCTGGAATTGAGATATAAAAACTCTACCGTTGACGCGATCGGTATTTCAAGCACGAATAATTCTTCAACTTTAGGAAATGTTTCTCTGTATAGAAAGGCGAGTGTCAATCAGCCAACCACAAGTTTTAACATTTCCGAGTGGGACTCTTATGCAAGCAATTATTGCCAGAATTTAGGAACGCTTTCTGCTTCTGATGTGATCTTAGCCGGAAATGAATTTAAAATTTATCCAAATCCTGTTTACGACCATATTTTTGTGAATGGAAAGGTTGAAAATGTAAAATCTGCTCAGATTCTGGATTTCTCCGGAAAATTGATTTATTCTGAAAATTTACCTTTTAAAAATAAGAAAACTATTGCTGTTCAAAACCTGACGGCGGGTTCTTATTTGTTGAAGTTGGATGAGAGGGTTTATCAGTTTATTAAAAAATAA
- a CDS encoding DinB family protein, with protein sequence MIKQALLGEFLYEAESTRKLLQAIPDSALDFKPSEINWTTGQLASHIAEVYNWFDSTFNEDVFDMGTYQYDKGDISKAENIVAKFEENVAKAKQVLENSDENTYFNEWRMEMGGNTLFPPMPRIQVIRSFLYNHLYHHRGELVVYLRSTGNKVPGLYGPTADDKF encoded by the coding sequence ATGATCAAACAGGCATTATTAGGTGAGTTTCTGTATGAAGCAGAAAGCACAAGAAAACTTTTACAGGCAATTCCGGACAGCGCTTTGGATTTTAAACCTTCTGAAATCAACTGGACAACAGGTCAATTGGCTTCTCACATTGCAGAAGTTTATAATTGGTTTGATTCTACTTTTAATGAGGATGTTTTCGATATGGGAACATATCAGTATGACAAAGGAGATATCTCTAAGGCAGAAAATATTGTAGCAAAGTTTGAGGAAAATGTTGCTAAAGCTAAACAAGTTTTAGAAAACTCAGACGAAAATACTTATTTTAATGAATGGAGAATGGAAATGGGCGGAAATACACTCTTCCCTCCTATGCCGAGAATTCAGGTGATTCGCTCGTTTTTGTACAATCATTTGTATCATCACAGAGGTGAGTTGGTAGTTTATTTAAGATCTACAGGAAATAAAGTTCCCGGATTGTACGGACCAACTGCTGACGACAAGTTCTAA
- a CDS encoding SatD family protein, translated as MIAVITGDIINSQHAETEVWITRLKNLLENWGSAPKTWEIYRGDEFQFKCNIDDVFWHFLAIKSLIRSQENLDVRIAIGIGEENFSSEKITESNGTAYVYSGRLLNDLKNDGHTVSIKTSNDSVDRDLNILLKWSSKDFDNWTMATAEIIHEMIMNKDITQEDLAKKFAISQSSVSQRLKRANYDLIVETNLYFKKKISEL; from the coding sequence ATGATAGCGGTCATTACCGGAGATATTATAAATTCACAACATGCGGAAACGGAGGTTTGGATCACCAGACTTAAAAATCTTCTCGAAAATTGGGGAAGCGCTCCTAAAACATGGGAAATCTACAGGGGAGATGAATTTCAGTTCAAATGTAATATCGATGACGTTTTCTGGCATTTCTTAGCCATAAAATCACTTATCAGAAGTCAGGAAAATCTGGATGTAAGAATTGCCATCGGTATTGGTGAAGAAAATTTTTCGTCTGAAAAAATCACAGAATCCAACGGAACGGCATATGTCTATTCCGGAAGATTGCTGAATGATCTGAAGAATGACGGACACACCGTATCCATCAAAACATCTAACGATTCTGTAGACAGAGATCTGAATATTTTACTGAAATGGTCATCCAAAGATTTTGATAACTGGACGATGGCGACCGCAGAAATCATCCACGAGATGATCATGAATAAAGATATCACGCAGGAAGATCTTGCGAAAAAGTTTGCAATCTCACAGTCGTCTGTAAGCCAGAGACTGAAGCGCGCCAACTATGACCTGATCGTAGAAACCAATCTATATTTTAAAAAGAAAATTTCGGAACTGTAA
- the purF gene encoding amidophosphoribosyltransferase, with protein sequence MKSLDIHKSEYLKQFETQTYGRNLFRTQEEERLDAPNEECGIFGMYSDNDLDTFSLSQFGLFALQHRGQEACGISVLKNGRITNMKDEGLVLDVYKEIHDPEAFMGNSAIGHTRYTTAGDKKKYNFQPFFAKNEYDQIILSIAHNGNLTNAKELKAELEAEGVVFRATSDSEVILRLIQKNLDLGLRSAIKATMEKIEGAYSVVGMTRNKFFAFRDFNGIRPLVLGAIDEKSYVVASESVALDAVGAQYVRDILPGEIVYTNENEPGKLHSYMADEMKGKQRICSFEYIYFARPDSYLENINVYEIREKSGEKIWHQAPVEADVVIGVPDSGVPAAIGFAKASGIPFRPVLIKNRYIGRSFIVPTQEMRERVVNLKLNPIISEIKDKRVVIIDDSIVRGTTSKRLVKILKDAGVKEIHFRSVSPPIIAPCYLGIDTPSKDDLISANMTTEELRAYLGVDSLEFLSVENLKEILGSSNHCFGCFTEEYPVEKGEEVELFN encoded by the coding sequence ATGAAAAGTTTAGACATTCATAAAAGTGAATATTTAAAACAGTTTGAAACTCAAACCTACGGAAGAAATCTTTTCAGAACGCAGGAAGAAGAAAGACTGGATGCTCCGAATGAGGAGTGCGGTATCTTCGGAATGTATTCTGATAACGATCTGGATACGTTTTCTCTTTCACAGTTCGGGCTTTTTGCGTTACAGCACAGAGGTCAGGAAGCGTGTGGTATTTCTGTTTTAAAAAACGGAAGAATCACCAATATGAAAGACGAAGGGTTGGTTTTGGACGTTTATAAAGAGATCCATGATCCTGAAGCTTTTATGGGAAATTCTGCAATCGGGCACACCCGTTACACGACTGCAGGAGATAAAAAGAAGTATAATTTCCAGCCATTTTTCGCGAAAAACGAATATGACCAGATTATCCTTTCCATAGCGCATAACGGTAACCTTACCAATGCCAAAGAACTAAAAGCAGAGTTGGAGGCTGAAGGCGTAGTTTTCAGAGCAACTTCCGATTCTGAGGTCATTTTAAGATTAATCCAGAAAAACCTTGATTTGGGGCTTCGTAGTGCTATCAAAGCTACTATGGAGAAAATTGAAGGCGCTTATTCTGTGGTGGGAATGACAAGAAATAAATTTTTTGCATTCCGGGATTTCAACGGGATCAGACCTTTGGTTTTAGGAGCTATTGACGAAAAATCTTACGTTGTCGCTTCAGAATCTGTAGCTTTAGATGCTGTGGGAGCTCAGTATGTACGTGATATTTTGCCGGGAGAAATTGTTTACACCAATGAAAACGAACCCGGAAAACTTCATTCTTACATGGCAGATGAAATGAAAGGAAAGCAGAGAATCTGTTCTTTTGAATATATTTATTTTGCAAGACCTGACTCTTATCTGGAAAATATCAATGTTTACGAAATCAGAGAAAAATCGGGAGAGAAAATCTGGCACCAGGCTCCGGTAGAAGCTGATGTGGTAATCGGAGTTCCGGATTCGGGAGTTCCGGCTGCGATTGGTTTTGCGAAGGCTTCGGGGATTCCTTTCCGTCCGGTTCTGATTAAAAACAGATACATCGGAAGAAGTTTCATCGTACCGACTCAGGAAATGAGAGAAAGGGTAGTGAACCTGAAACTAAATCCTATTATTTCCGAAATTAAAGATAAAAGAGTAGTGATCATCGACGATTCTATCGTACGTGGGACGACTTCCAAGAGATTGGTAAAAATCTTAAAAGATGCAGGGGTGAAGGAAATCCACTTCAGAAGTGTTTCTCCACCAATCATTGCACCTTGTTATTTAGGAATAGATACCCCGTCAAAAGACGATCTTATTTCTGCAAATATGACCACTGAAGAGCTTAGAGCTTATTTAGGAGTTGATTCTTTAGAATTTTTAAGCGTGGAAAACTTAAAAGAAATTTTAGGTTCTTCCAACCACTGCTTCGGCTGCTTCACAGAAGAATATCCTGTAGAAAAAGGAGAAGAGGTAGAATTATTTAATTAA
- a CDS encoding porin family protein — MKKLFLGLALVAASFTFAQKKGTSPISYGLKAGMNVSSFSKDSGSDVQESKVGFYAGGFANIPLSAQFSVQPELLYSGLGAKKVETFSGQSQNTTFNSTRKSTASLDYLTVPVMFQYNATPKLYLEAGPEFGFMLSAKEKVSTTMVAMTGNSSSTTTTETSGKIDKKDLKTFNFGLGLGAGYYFTPNIGVTLRYVAGLTDVVKNRPSGSDAVKNNVLQVGVAYKF; from the coding sequence ATGAAAAAATTATTTTTAGGATTGGCACTTGTTGCTGCTTCATTTACATTTGCACAGAAAAAAGGAACTTCACCTATAAGCTACGGTTTGAAAGCCGGAATGAACGTATCTTCATTTTCAAAGGATAGCGGATCGGATGTTCAGGAATCAAAAGTTGGATTCTATGCAGGTGGTTTTGCAAACATTCCATTAAGTGCACAATTCAGCGTACAGCCGGAGTTATTGTATAGCGGATTAGGAGCGAAGAAAGTAGAGACATTCTCAGGACAATCTCAAAATACTACATTTAATAGTACAAGAAAATCAACGGCATCTCTTGACTATCTTACCGTACCGGTAATGTTTCAATATAATGCAACACCAAAATTATATTTAGAAGCGGGACCTGAGTTTGGATTCATGTTGAGCGCAAAAGAAAAAGTATCAACTACAATGGTTGCTATGACTGGAAACTCTTCTTCTACTACCACGACAGAAACTTCAGGTAAAATTGACAAAAAAGACTTAAAAACTTTCAATTTCGGTCTTGGTCTTGGAGCAGGGTATTATTTTACTCCAAACATTGGGGTTACTTTAAGATATGTTGCCGGTCTTACGGATGTTGTCAAAAACAGACCTAGTGGTTCTGATGCTGTGAAAAATAACGTATTGCAAGTAGGAGTAGCTTATAAATTTTAA